The Castor canadensis chromosome X, mCasCan1.hap1v2, whole genome shotgun sequence genome includes a region encoding these proteins:
- the LOC141410420 gene encoding ATP-dependent RNA helicase DDX3Y isoform X5, with amino-acid sequence MSHVAVKNTLGLDQQFAGLDLNSSANQSGGGSTAGKGRYIPPHLRNREASKGFYDKDSSGWSCSKDKDAYSSFGSRDSRGKPSYFSDRGSGSRGRFDDRGRSDCDGIGSRGDRTGFGKFEQSGHSRWCDKSDEDDWSKPLPPSERLEQELFSGGNTGINFEKYDNIPVEATGNNCPPHIENFNDVEMGEIIMGNIKLTGYTRPTPVQKHAIPIIREKRDLMACAQTGSGKTAAFLLPILSQIYADGPGKALKAMKENRRNGRRKQYPISLVLAPTRELAVQIYEEARKFSYRSRVRPCVVYGGAEIGQQIRDLERGCHLLVATPGRLVDMMERGKIGLDFCKYLVLDEADRMLDMGFEPQIRRIVEQYTMPPKGVRHTMMFSATFPKEIQMLARDFLDEYIFLAVGRVGSTSENITQKVVWVEELDKRSFLLDLLSATGKDSLILVFVETKKGADSLEDFLYHEGYACTSIHGDRSQRDREEALHQFRSGKSPILVATAVAARGLDISNVKHVINFDLPSDIEEYVHRIGRTGRVGNLGFATSFFNERNINITKDLLDLLIEAKQEVPSWLESMAYEHHYKGSSRGRSKRFSGGFGARDYRQSSGSSNSGFSSSRASSSRSGEGGHGSTRGFGGGGYGGVYNRDGYGGNYNSQGVDWWGN; translated from the exons ATGAGTCATGTGGCGGTGAAAAATACTCTCGGGCTGGACCAGCAG tttgctggTCTAGACCTGAACTCCTCTGCTAATCAGAGTGGGGGAGGAAGTACAGCAGGCA aagggCGGTATATACCTCCTCACTTAAGGAACAGAGAAGCATCTAAAG GATTCTATGATAAGGACAGTTCAGGGTGGAGTTGTAGTAAAGATAAGGATGCATACAGCAGTTTTGGGTCTCGTGATTCAAGAGGAAAGCCCAGCTATTTTAGTGATCGTGGAAGTGGATCAAGAGGAAG ATTTGATGACCGTGGTCGGAGTGACTGTGATGGCATTGGCAGTCGTGGTGACAGAACTGGCTTTGGCAAATTTGAACAAAGTGGACACAGTCGTTGGTGTGACAAATCAGATGAAGATGATTGGTCAAAACCACTTCCACCAAGTGAACGCTTAGAGCA GGAACTCTTTTCTGGAGGAAACACTGGAATTAACTTTGAGAAATATGATAATATACCAGTAGAGGCAACTGGCAATAACTGTCCTCCACATATTGAAAAT TTCAATGATGTTGAGATGGGAGAGATTATTATGGGAAACATCAAACTTACTGGTTACACTCGTCCTACTCCAGTGCAGAAACATGCTATTCCTATTATCAGAGAAAAACGAGATTTAATGGCCTGTGCCCAAACAG GCTCtggaaaaactgcagcatttctTTTACCTATCCTGAGTCAGATATATGCAGATGGTCCAGGAAAGGCTTTGAAGGCCATGAAG GAAAATAGAAGAAACGGGCGCCGCAAACAATACCCGATCTCCTTGGTGTTGGCCCCAACAAGAGAATTGGCTGTACAAATCTATGAGGAAGCCAGAAAA TTTTCGTACCGATCTAGAGTTCGTCCTTGTGTAGTATATGGTGGTGCTGAGATTGGCCAGCAGATTCGGGACTTAGAACGTGGATGCCACTTGCTTGTGGCCACTCCAGGACGTCTAGTGGATATGatggaaagaggaaaaattgGATTGGACTTTTGCAA ATACTTAGTGTTAGATGAAGCTGACAGGATGCTGGATATGGGATTCGAACCTCAGATACGGCGTATAGTTGAACAATATACTATGCCACCAAAGGGTGTTCGTCACACCATGATGTTTAGTGCTACTTTTCCTAAGGAGATACAG ATGCTTGCTCGTGACTTCTTGGATGAATATATCTTTCTGGCTGTAGGCAGAGTAGGCTCTACTTCAGAGAATATCACACAGAAAGTAGTTTGGGTGGAAGAGCTAGACAAACGGTCATTTCTTCTTGATCTCTTAAGTGCAACAG GGAAGGATTCACTGATTTTAGTGTTTGTGGAGACTAAAAAAGGTGCAGATTCTCTGGAGGATTTCTTATACCACGAAGGATATGCTTGTACCAGTATTCACGGAGACCGATCACAGAGAGATCGAGAGGAGGCCCTTCACCAGTTCCGCTCAGGAAAAAGTCCAATTCTTGTGGCTACAGCT gtggcaGCAAGAGGTCTAGATATTTCAAATGTGAAACATGTTATCAATTTTGATTTGCCAAGTGACATTGAGGAATATGTGCATCGCATTGGACGTACAGGACGTGTAGGAAACCTTG gCTTTGCCACCTCAttctttaatgaaagaaatataaatatcacAAAGGATTTGTTGGATCTGCTTATTGAAGCCAAACAAGAAGTGCCATCTTGGTTGGAAAGTATGGCTTATGAACACCACTACAAGGGTAGCAGTCGTGGACGTTCTAAGAG ATTCAGTGGAGGATTTGGTGCCAGAGACTATCGACAAAGTAGCGGTTCCAGCAATTCTGGGTTTAGTAGTAGTCGTGCAAGCAGCAGCCGCAGCGGTGAAGGTGGTCATGGCAGTACAAGAGGATTTGGTGGAG GTGGCTATGGAGGCGTCTACAACCGTGATGGATATGGAGGAAATTACAACTCCCAGGGAGTTGACTGGTGGGGCAACTGA
- the LOC141410420 gene encoding ATP-dependent RNA helicase DDX3X isoform X2 produces the protein MSHVAVKNTLGLDQQFAGLDLNSSANQSGGGSTAGKGRYIPPHLRNREASKGFYDKDSSGWSCSKDKDAYSSFGSRDSRGKPSYFSDRGSGSRGRFDDRGRSDCDGIGSRGDRTGFGKFEQSGHSRWCDKSDEDDWSKPLPPSERLEQELFSGGNTGINFEKYDNIPVEATGNNCPPHIENFNDVEMGEIIMGNIKLTGYTRPTPVQKHAIPIIREKRDLMACAQTGSGKTAAFLLPILSQIYADGPGKALKAMKENRRNGRRKQYPISLVLAPTRELAVQIYEEARKFSYRSRVRPCVVYGGAEIGQQIRDLERGCHLLVATPGRLVDMMERGKIGLDFCKYLVLDEADRMLDMGFEPQIRRIVEQYTMPPKGVRHTMMFSATFPKEIQMLARDFLDEYIFLAVGRVGSTSENITQKVVWVEELDKRSFLLDLLSATGKDSLILVFVETKKGADSLEDFLYHEGYACTSIHGDRSQRDREEALHQFRSGKSPILVATAVAARGLDISNVKHVINFDLPSDIEEYVHRIGRTGRVGNLGFATSFFNERNINITKDLLDLLIEAKQEVPSWLESMAYEHHYKGSSRGRSKRFSGGFGARDYRQSSGSSNSGFSSSRASSSRSGEGGHGSTRGFGGGNVNFGNFCFKDISPPPKKKKSFFSFYPKHTFTRYTSKYLTKKGKRLTVDGLSF, from the exons ATGAGTCATGTGGCGGTGAAAAATACTCTCGGGCTGGACCAGCAG tttgctggTCTAGACCTGAACTCCTCTGCTAATCAGAGTGGGGGAGGAAGTACAGCAGGCA aagggCGGTATATACCTCCTCACTTAAGGAACAGAGAAGCATCTAAAG GATTCTATGATAAGGACAGTTCAGGGTGGAGTTGTAGTAAAGATAAGGATGCATACAGCAGTTTTGGGTCTCGTGATTCAAGAGGAAAGCCCAGCTATTTTAGTGATCGTGGAAGTGGATCAAGAGGAAG ATTTGATGACCGTGGTCGGAGTGACTGTGATGGCATTGGCAGTCGTGGTGACAGAACTGGCTTTGGCAAATTTGAACAAAGTGGACACAGTCGTTGGTGTGACAAATCAGATGAAGATGATTGGTCAAAACCACTTCCACCAAGTGAACGCTTAGAGCA GGAACTCTTTTCTGGAGGAAACACTGGAATTAACTTTGAGAAATATGATAATATACCAGTAGAGGCAACTGGCAATAACTGTCCTCCACATATTGAAAAT TTCAATGATGTTGAGATGGGAGAGATTATTATGGGAAACATCAAACTTACTGGTTACACTCGTCCTACTCCAGTGCAGAAACATGCTATTCCTATTATCAGAGAAAAACGAGATTTAATGGCCTGTGCCCAAACAG GCTCtggaaaaactgcagcatttctTTTACCTATCCTGAGTCAGATATATGCAGATGGTCCAGGAAAGGCTTTGAAGGCCATGAAG GAAAATAGAAGAAACGGGCGCCGCAAACAATACCCGATCTCCTTGGTGTTGGCCCCAACAAGAGAATTGGCTGTACAAATCTATGAGGAAGCCAGAAAA TTTTCGTACCGATCTAGAGTTCGTCCTTGTGTAGTATATGGTGGTGCTGAGATTGGCCAGCAGATTCGGGACTTAGAACGTGGATGCCACTTGCTTGTGGCCACTCCAGGACGTCTAGTGGATATGatggaaagaggaaaaattgGATTGGACTTTTGCAA ATACTTAGTGTTAGATGAAGCTGACAGGATGCTGGATATGGGATTCGAACCTCAGATACGGCGTATAGTTGAACAATATACTATGCCACCAAAGGGTGTTCGTCACACCATGATGTTTAGTGCTACTTTTCCTAAGGAGATACAG ATGCTTGCTCGTGACTTCTTGGATGAATATATCTTTCTGGCTGTAGGCAGAGTAGGCTCTACTTCAGAGAATATCACACAGAAAGTAGTTTGGGTGGAAGAGCTAGACAAACGGTCATTTCTTCTTGATCTCTTAAGTGCAACAG GGAAGGATTCACTGATTTTAGTGTTTGTGGAGACTAAAAAAGGTGCAGATTCTCTGGAGGATTTCTTATACCACGAAGGATATGCTTGTACCAGTATTCACGGAGACCGATCACAGAGAGATCGAGAGGAGGCCCTTCACCAGTTCCGCTCAGGAAAAAGTCCAATTCTTGTGGCTACAGCT gtggcaGCAAGAGGTCTAGATATTTCAAATGTGAAACATGTTATCAATTTTGATTTGCCAAGTGACATTGAGGAATATGTGCATCGCATTGGACGTACAGGACGTGTAGGAAACCTTG gCTTTGCCACCTCAttctttaatgaaagaaatataaatatcacAAAGGATTTGTTGGATCTGCTTATTGAAGCCAAACAAGAAGTGCCATCTTGGTTGGAAAGTATGGCTTATGAACACCACTACAAGGGTAGCAGTCGTGGACGTTCTAAGAG ATTCAGTGGAGGATTTGGTGCCAGAGACTATCGACAAAGTAGCGGTTCCAGCAATTCTGGGTTTAGTAGTAGTCGTGCAAGCAGCAGCCGCAGCGGTGAAGGTGGTCATGGCAGTACAAGAGGATTTGGTGGAGGTAATGttaattttggtaatttttgttttaaggaCATTtcaccccctcccaaaaaaaaaaagtcatttttttccttttaccccAAACATAC ATTTACTAGATACACAtcaaagtatttgacaaaaaagGGTAAGAGACTAACAGTGGATGGCTtgtctttttaa
- the LOC141410420 gene encoding ATP-dependent RNA helicase DDX3Y isoform X6, whose product MKYCQLLSFTFFLEGFYDKDSSGWSCSKDKDAYSSFGSRDSRGKPSYFSDRGSGSRGRFDDRGRSDCDGIGSRGDRTGFGKFEQSGHSRWCDKSDEDDWSKPLPPSERLEQELFSGGNTGINFEKYDNIPVEATGNNCPPHIENFNDVEMGEIIMGNIKLTGYTRPTPVQKHAIPIIREKRDLMACAQTGSGKTAAFLLPILSQIYADGPGKALKAMKENRRNGRRKQYPISLVLAPTRELAVQIYEEARKFSYRSRVRPCVVYGGAEIGQQIRDLERGCHLLVATPGRLVDMMERGKIGLDFCKYLVLDEADRMLDMGFEPQIRRIVEQYTMPPKGVRHTMMFSATFPKEIQMLARDFLDEYIFLAVGRVGSTSENITQKVVWVEELDKRSFLLDLLSATGKDSLILVFVETKKGADSLEDFLYHEGYACTSIHGDRSQRDREEALHQFRSGKSPILVATAVAARGLDISNVKHVINFDLPSDIEEYVHRIGRTGRVGNLGFATSFFNERNINITKDLLDLLIEAKQEVPSWLESMAYEHHYKGSSRGRSKSRFSGGFGARDYRQSSGSSNSGFSSSRASSSRSGEGGHGSTRGFGGGNVNFGNFCFKDISPPPKKKKSFFSFYPKHTFTRYTSKYLTKKGKRLTVDGLSF is encoded by the exons ATGAAGTATTGTCAGCTTCTaagcttcactttttttcttgaaGGATTCTATGATAAGGACAGTTCAGGGTGGAGTTGTAGTAAAGATAAGGATGCATACAGCAGTTTTGGGTCTCGTGATTCAAGAGGAAAGCCCAGCTATTTTAGTGATCGTGGAAGTGGATCAAGAGGAAG ATTTGATGACCGTGGTCGGAGTGACTGTGATGGCATTGGCAGTCGTGGTGACAGAACTGGCTTTGGCAAATTTGAACAAAGTGGACACAGTCGTTGGTGTGACAAATCAGATGAAGATGATTGGTCAAAACCACTTCCACCAAGTGAACGCTTAGAGCA GGAACTCTTTTCTGGAGGAAACACTGGAATTAACTTTGAGAAATATGATAATATACCAGTAGAGGCAACTGGCAATAACTGTCCTCCACATATTGAAAAT TTCAATGATGTTGAGATGGGAGAGATTATTATGGGAAACATCAAACTTACTGGTTACACTCGTCCTACTCCAGTGCAGAAACATGCTATTCCTATTATCAGAGAAAAACGAGATTTAATGGCCTGTGCCCAAACAG GCTCtggaaaaactgcagcatttctTTTACCTATCCTGAGTCAGATATATGCAGATGGTCCAGGAAAGGCTTTGAAGGCCATGAAG GAAAATAGAAGAAACGGGCGCCGCAAACAATACCCGATCTCCTTGGTGTTGGCCCCAACAAGAGAATTGGCTGTACAAATCTATGAGGAAGCCAGAAAA TTTTCGTACCGATCTAGAGTTCGTCCTTGTGTAGTATATGGTGGTGCTGAGATTGGCCAGCAGATTCGGGACTTAGAACGTGGATGCCACTTGCTTGTGGCCACTCCAGGACGTCTAGTGGATATGatggaaagaggaaaaattgGATTGGACTTTTGCAA ATACTTAGTGTTAGATGAAGCTGACAGGATGCTGGATATGGGATTCGAACCTCAGATACGGCGTATAGTTGAACAATATACTATGCCACCAAAGGGTGTTCGTCACACCATGATGTTTAGTGCTACTTTTCCTAAGGAGATACAG ATGCTTGCTCGTGACTTCTTGGATGAATATATCTTTCTGGCTGTAGGCAGAGTAGGCTCTACTTCAGAGAATATCACACAGAAAGTAGTTTGGGTGGAAGAGCTAGACAAACGGTCATTTCTTCTTGATCTCTTAAGTGCAACAG GGAAGGATTCACTGATTTTAGTGTTTGTGGAGACTAAAAAAGGTGCAGATTCTCTGGAGGATTTCTTATACCACGAAGGATATGCTTGTACCAGTATTCACGGAGACCGATCACAGAGAGATCGAGAGGAGGCCCTTCACCAGTTCCGCTCAGGAAAAAGTCCAATTCTTGTGGCTACAGCT gtggcaGCAAGAGGTCTAGATATTTCAAATGTGAAACATGTTATCAATTTTGATTTGCCAAGTGACATTGAGGAATATGTGCATCGCATTGGACGTACAGGACGTGTAGGAAACCTTG gCTTTGCCACCTCAttctttaatgaaagaaatataaatatcacAAAGGATTTGTTGGATCTGCTTATTGAAGCCAAACAAGAAGTGCCATCTTGGTTGGAAAGTATGGCTTATGAACACCACTACAAGGGTAGCAGTCGTGGACGTTCTAAGAG TAGATTCAGTGGAGGATTTGGTGCCAGAGACTATCGACAAAGTAGCGGTTCCAGCAATTCTGGGTTTAGTAGTAGTCGTGCAAGCAGCAGCCGCAGCGGTGAAGGTGGTCATGGCAGTACAAGAGGATTTGGTGGAGGTAATGttaattttggtaatttttgttttaaggaCATTtcaccccctcccaaaaaaaaaaagtcatttttttccttttaccccAAACATAC ATTTACTAGATACACAtcaaagtatttgacaaaaaagGGTAAGAGACTAACAGTGGATGGCTtgtctttttaa
- the LOC141410420 gene encoding ATP-dependent RNA helicase DDX3X isoform X4 — MSHVAVKNTLGLDQQFAGLDLNSSANQSGGGSTAGKGRYIPPHLRNREASKGFYDKDSSGWSCSKDKDAYSSFGSRDSRGKPSYFSDRGSGSRGRFDDRGRSDCDGIGSRGDRTGFGKFEQSGHSRWCDKSDEDDWSKPLPPSERLEQELFSGGNTGINFEKYDNIPVEATGNNCPPHIENFNDVEMGEIIMGNIKLTGYTRPTPVQKHAIPIIREKRDLMACAQTGSGKTAAFLLPILSQIYADGPGKALKAMKENRRNGRRKQYPISLVLAPTRELAVQIYEEARKFSYRSRVRPCVVYGGAEIGQQIRDLERGCHLLVATPGRLVDMMERGKIGLDFCKYLVLDEADRMLDMGFEPQIRRIVEQYTMPPKGVRHTMMFSATFPKEIQMLARDFLDEYIFLAVGRVGSTSENITQKVVWVEELDKRSFLLDLLSATGKDSLILVFVETKKGADSLEDFLYHEGYACTSIHGDRSQRDREEALHQFRSGKSPILVATAVAARGLDISNVKHVINFDLPSDIEEYVHRIGRTGRVGNLGFATSFFNERNINITKDLLDLLIEAKQEVPSWLESMAYEHHYKGSSRGRSKSRFSGGFGARDYRQSSGSSNSGFSSSRASSSRSGEGGHGSTRGFGGGGYGGVYNRDGYGGNYNSQGVDWWGN, encoded by the exons ATGAGTCATGTGGCGGTGAAAAATACTCTCGGGCTGGACCAGCAG tttgctggTCTAGACCTGAACTCCTCTGCTAATCAGAGTGGGGGAGGAAGTACAGCAGGCA aagggCGGTATATACCTCCTCACTTAAGGAACAGAGAAGCATCTAAAG GATTCTATGATAAGGACAGTTCAGGGTGGAGTTGTAGTAAAGATAAGGATGCATACAGCAGTTTTGGGTCTCGTGATTCAAGAGGAAAGCCCAGCTATTTTAGTGATCGTGGAAGTGGATCAAGAGGAAG ATTTGATGACCGTGGTCGGAGTGACTGTGATGGCATTGGCAGTCGTGGTGACAGAACTGGCTTTGGCAAATTTGAACAAAGTGGACACAGTCGTTGGTGTGACAAATCAGATGAAGATGATTGGTCAAAACCACTTCCACCAAGTGAACGCTTAGAGCA GGAACTCTTTTCTGGAGGAAACACTGGAATTAACTTTGAGAAATATGATAATATACCAGTAGAGGCAACTGGCAATAACTGTCCTCCACATATTGAAAAT TTCAATGATGTTGAGATGGGAGAGATTATTATGGGAAACATCAAACTTACTGGTTACACTCGTCCTACTCCAGTGCAGAAACATGCTATTCCTATTATCAGAGAAAAACGAGATTTAATGGCCTGTGCCCAAACAG GCTCtggaaaaactgcagcatttctTTTACCTATCCTGAGTCAGATATATGCAGATGGTCCAGGAAAGGCTTTGAAGGCCATGAAG GAAAATAGAAGAAACGGGCGCCGCAAACAATACCCGATCTCCTTGGTGTTGGCCCCAACAAGAGAATTGGCTGTACAAATCTATGAGGAAGCCAGAAAA TTTTCGTACCGATCTAGAGTTCGTCCTTGTGTAGTATATGGTGGTGCTGAGATTGGCCAGCAGATTCGGGACTTAGAACGTGGATGCCACTTGCTTGTGGCCACTCCAGGACGTCTAGTGGATATGatggaaagaggaaaaattgGATTGGACTTTTGCAA ATACTTAGTGTTAGATGAAGCTGACAGGATGCTGGATATGGGATTCGAACCTCAGATACGGCGTATAGTTGAACAATATACTATGCCACCAAAGGGTGTTCGTCACACCATGATGTTTAGTGCTACTTTTCCTAAGGAGATACAG ATGCTTGCTCGTGACTTCTTGGATGAATATATCTTTCTGGCTGTAGGCAGAGTAGGCTCTACTTCAGAGAATATCACACAGAAAGTAGTTTGGGTGGAAGAGCTAGACAAACGGTCATTTCTTCTTGATCTCTTAAGTGCAACAG GGAAGGATTCACTGATTTTAGTGTTTGTGGAGACTAAAAAAGGTGCAGATTCTCTGGAGGATTTCTTATACCACGAAGGATATGCTTGTACCAGTATTCACGGAGACCGATCACAGAGAGATCGAGAGGAGGCCCTTCACCAGTTCCGCTCAGGAAAAAGTCCAATTCTTGTGGCTACAGCT gtggcaGCAAGAGGTCTAGATATTTCAAATGTGAAACATGTTATCAATTTTGATTTGCCAAGTGACATTGAGGAATATGTGCATCGCATTGGACGTACAGGACGTGTAGGAAACCTTG gCTTTGCCACCTCAttctttaatgaaagaaatataaatatcacAAAGGATTTGTTGGATCTGCTTATTGAAGCCAAACAAGAAGTGCCATCTTGGTTGGAAAGTATGGCTTATGAACACCACTACAAGGGTAGCAGTCGTGGACGTTCTAAGAG TAGATTCAGTGGAGGATTTGGTGCCAGAGACTATCGACAAAGTAGCGGTTCCAGCAATTCTGGGTTTAGTAGTAGTCGTGCAAGCAGCAGCCGCAGCGGTGAAGGTGGTCATGGCAGTACAAGAGGATTTGGTGGAG GTGGCTATGGAGGCGTCTACAACCGTGATGGATATGGAGGAAATTACAACTCCCAGGGAGTTGACTGGTGGGGCAACTGA
- the LOC141410420 gene encoding ATP-dependent RNA helicase DDX3X isoform X8 has translation MSHVAVKNTLGLDQQFAGLDLNSSANQSGGGSTAGRFYDKDSSGWSCSKDKDAYSSFGSRDSRGKPSYFSDRGSGSRGRFDDRGRSDCDGIGSRGDRTGFGKFEQSGHSRWCDKSDEDDWSKPLPPSERLEQELFSGGNTGINFEKYDNIPVEATGNNCPPHIENFNDVEMGEIIMGNIKLTGYTRPTPVQKHAIPIIREKRDLMACAQTGSGKTAAFLLPILSQIYADGPGKALKAMKENRRNGRRKQYPISLVLAPTRELAVQIYEEARKFSYRSRVRPCVVYGGAEIGQQIRDLERGCHLLVATPGRLVDMMERGKIGLDFCKYLVLDEADRMLDMGFEPQIRRIVEQYTMPPKGVRHTMMFSATFPKEIQMLARDFLDEYIFLAVGRVGSTSENITQKVVWVEELDKRSFLLDLLSATGKDSLILVFVETKKGADSLEDFLYHEGYACTSIHGDRSQRDREEALHQFRSGKSPILVATAVAARGLDISNVKHVINFDLPSDIEEYVHRIGRTGRVGNLGFATSFFNERNINITKDLLDLLIEAKQEVPSWLESMAYEHHYKGSSRGRSKSRFSGGFGARDYRQSSGSSNSGFSSSRASSSRSGEGGHGSTRGFGGGGYGGVYNRDGYGGNYNSQGVDWWGN, from the exons ATGAGTCATGTGGCGGTGAAAAATACTCTCGGGCTGGACCAGCAG tttgctggTCTAGACCTGAACTCCTCTGCTAATCAGAGTGGGGGAGGAAGTACAGCAGGCA GATTCTATGATAAGGACAGTTCAGGGTGGAGTTGTAGTAAAGATAAGGATGCATACAGCAGTTTTGGGTCTCGTGATTCAAGAGGAAAGCCCAGCTATTTTAGTGATCGTGGAAGTGGATCAAGAGGAAG ATTTGATGACCGTGGTCGGAGTGACTGTGATGGCATTGGCAGTCGTGGTGACAGAACTGGCTTTGGCAAATTTGAACAAAGTGGACACAGTCGTTGGTGTGACAAATCAGATGAAGATGATTGGTCAAAACCACTTCCACCAAGTGAACGCTTAGAGCA GGAACTCTTTTCTGGAGGAAACACTGGAATTAACTTTGAGAAATATGATAATATACCAGTAGAGGCAACTGGCAATAACTGTCCTCCACATATTGAAAAT TTCAATGATGTTGAGATGGGAGAGATTATTATGGGAAACATCAAACTTACTGGTTACACTCGTCCTACTCCAGTGCAGAAACATGCTATTCCTATTATCAGAGAAAAACGAGATTTAATGGCCTGTGCCCAAACAG GCTCtggaaaaactgcagcatttctTTTACCTATCCTGAGTCAGATATATGCAGATGGTCCAGGAAAGGCTTTGAAGGCCATGAAG GAAAATAGAAGAAACGGGCGCCGCAAACAATACCCGATCTCCTTGGTGTTGGCCCCAACAAGAGAATTGGCTGTACAAATCTATGAGGAAGCCAGAAAA TTTTCGTACCGATCTAGAGTTCGTCCTTGTGTAGTATATGGTGGTGCTGAGATTGGCCAGCAGATTCGGGACTTAGAACGTGGATGCCACTTGCTTGTGGCCACTCCAGGACGTCTAGTGGATATGatggaaagaggaaaaattgGATTGGACTTTTGCAA ATACTTAGTGTTAGATGAAGCTGACAGGATGCTGGATATGGGATTCGAACCTCAGATACGGCGTATAGTTGAACAATATACTATGCCACCAAAGGGTGTTCGTCACACCATGATGTTTAGTGCTACTTTTCCTAAGGAGATACAG ATGCTTGCTCGTGACTTCTTGGATGAATATATCTTTCTGGCTGTAGGCAGAGTAGGCTCTACTTCAGAGAATATCACACAGAAAGTAGTTTGGGTGGAAGAGCTAGACAAACGGTCATTTCTTCTTGATCTCTTAAGTGCAACAG GGAAGGATTCACTGATTTTAGTGTTTGTGGAGACTAAAAAAGGTGCAGATTCTCTGGAGGATTTCTTATACCACGAAGGATATGCTTGTACCAGTATTCACGGAGACCGATCACAGAGAGATCGAGAGGAGGCCCTTCACCAGTTCCGCTCAGGAAAAAGTCCAATTCTTGTGGCTACAGCT gtggcaGCAAGAGGTCTAGATATTTCAAATGTGAAACATGTTATCAATTTTGATTTGCCAAGTGACATTGAGGAATATGTGCATCGCATTGGACGTACAGGACGTGTAGGAAACCTTG gCTTTGCCACCTCAttctttaatgaaagaaatataaatatcacAAAGGATTTGTTGGATCTGCTTATTGAAGCCAAACAAGAAGTGCCATCTTGGTTGGAAAGTATGGCTTATGAACACCACTACAAGGGTAGCAGTCGTGGACGTTCTAAGAG TAGATTCAGTGGAGGATTTGGTGCCAGAGACTATCGACAAAGTAGCGGTTCCAGCAATTCTGGGTTTAGTAGTAGTCGTGCAAGCAGCAGCCGCAGCGGTGAAGGTGGTCATGGCAGTACAAGAGGATTTGGTGGAG GTGGCTATGGAGGCGTCTACAACCGTGATGGATATGGAGGAAATTACAACTCCCAGGGAGTTGACTGGTGGGGCAACTGA